The Pseudomonas entomophila genome segment GACACGCACACATGCTGGGCGATCTCATCGGTGGTCAGCGGCTCTTCGATGTTGGCCTCCATCAGCAGCACCGCTTGGGTGAGCTTCGGATGACTGGAGCCCAGGCGATTCTGCAGCGGGATGCGCTGGCGTTCTCCCCCTTCGCGAATACGCTCGACCACCAGCTCCTCCGACACCGCCCCTGCCAGCTCGGCGCCGTGATCTCGCGCCAGCACCGCCAGCAGCAGGTCGGTCACCGCCATGCCGCCACAGGCTGTCAGGCGATCCCGATCCCAGTCGAACAGGTGGCTGGTGGCGATCACCTTGGGGAAGCGCTCGGCGAAATCGTCCTGCCAGCGCCAGTGCACCGCCGCCCGGTAACCGTCGAGCAAACCCAGCGCCGCCAACGGATAAACCCCGGCGGACAGGCCACCGATCATGCAACCACTGCGCGCCAGCTGCTTGAGCGCACTCGACAGCGCCGAGCCGACTGCGGCTGGCGGCTCATCAGCCAGCAGAAACAGCTTTTGACACCCGTCCAAACGGCCATTCCAGGGCTCGCCCGGCA includes the following:
- the argR gene encoding transcriptional regulator ArgR produces the protein MTTQRIGFLIWPSTRPLTLALAEEVLQVAQRVHPDVVYELAFLQAEVGQEGAWRLPGEPWNGRLDGCQKLFLLADEPPAAVGSALSSALKQLARSGCMIGGLSAGVYPLAALGLLDGYRAAVHWRWQDDFAERFPKVIATSHLFDWDRDRLTACGGMAVTDLLLAVLARDHGAELAGAVSEELVVERIREGGERQRIPLQNRLGSSHPKLTQAVLLMEANIEEPLTTDEIAQHVCVSRRQLERIFKQYLNRVPSQYYLELRLNKARQMLMQTSKSIIQIGLSCGFSSGPHFSSAYRNFFGATPREDRNQRRSSSPFELSSAPAERG